From one Candidatus Thermoplasmatota archaeon genomic stretch:
- a CDS encoding V-type ATPase subunit encodes MDIYVIVWIAFAFAGVITAAKFMPSLAIMAGFTYPNAKFNAIGSPYLQEKELSRLINSKNLEDFKNNVAGRDFVLEGKSVREIQKSIDESFARIVDMAGKDSPKTVRKFYDAYLQKLDGRLIKDAIKAILEGKKIGDEKAFSPAYSEFMKRVKGAGKDELLGALAEFGMDEAKKLIEANAPFVEIEYAIDKKVMESIGKASVPRSCSHARDVFVKKMIDIFNLKAIFRAKYYGMKGIENMLFGDGREISKWKLEHMLKIKSIPEIISLLEGTSYIKPLRDAIPQYEKEGVPALEIALDRHLIKMVADITLEHSMNLGPGIRFIVENEFEARNLKAIAKGIGEGLPPQRIWKLMVIE; translated from the coding sequence ATGGATATATATGTTATAGTCTGGATCGCATTTGCATTTGCCGGCGTAATAACGGCAGCAAAATTCATGCCTTCTCTGGCAATAATGGCAGGCTTTACATATCCCAATGCAAAATTCAACGCAATAGGCAGCCCCTATTTGCAGGAAAAGGAGCTTTCCAGACTGATCAACAGCAAAAATTTGGAGGATTTTAAAAACAATGTGGCAGGCAGGGATTTTGTATTGGAAGGCAAAAGTGTTAGGGAGATACAGAAAAGCATTGATGAGTCTTTTGCCAGAATAGTAGATATGGCAGGTAAGGACTCGCCGAAGACGGTGAGAAAATTTTACGACGCCTATTTACAAAAACTTGATGGAAGGTTAATAAAAGATGCCATTAAAGCGATCCTGGAAGGAAAAAAAATAGGTGATGAAAAAGCATTCTCTCCTGCTTACTCAGAATTTATGAAGAGGGTAAAAGGGGCAGGAAAAGATGAATTGTTGGGTGCTCTGGCTGAATTTGGCATGGATGAGGCAAAAAAATTAATTGAAGCAAATGCCCCTTTCGTTGAGATAGAATACGCCATAGATAAAAAGGTTATGGAAAGCATCGGGAAGGCCAGCGTTCCGCGCTCCTGTTCTCATGCACGGGATGTGTTTGTAAAAAAGATGATAGACATTTTCAATTTGAAGGCCATATTCAGAGCCAAATATTACGGCATGAAAGGGATAGAAAACATGCTTTTTGGAGACGGGAGAGAAATATCGAAATGGAAACTGGAGCACATGCTTAAAATAAAGTCAATTCCAGAGATAATATCACTGCTTGAGGGAACATCGTACATAAAACCGCTCAGGGATGCCATACCTCAATATGAAAAGGAAGGCGTTCCCGCACTTGAAATTGCATTGGACAGGCATCTCATAAAAATGGTTGCAGATATTACCCTTGAACATTCAATGAATCTTGGCCCCGGCATAAGATTTATCGTGGAGAACGAGTTTGAGGCAAGAAATTTAAAAGCCATTGCCAAAGGAATAGGGGAGGGGCTTCCTCCTCAAAGAATATGGAAATTGATGGTGATCGAATGA
- a CDS encoding V-type ATP synthase subunit F, with amino-acid sequence MRMAVIGDEDTVALFKFAGVGKTIVANEDVEKKFDELVADEETAVIIITERIADKLMKKITKIKLQRELPIIVEIPDKKGKIEGRENSVEKIIRRAVGVEI; translated from the coding sequence ATGAGAATGGCCGTAATTGGTGACGAGGACACGGTAGCCTTATTCAAATTCGCAGGGGTAGGAAAAACCATTGTTGCTAATGAGGACGTGGAAAAAAAATTTGATGAACTCGTTGCCGATGAGGAAACAGCGGTCATAATCATCACTGAAAGAATAGCCGATAAATTAATGAAAAAAATAACGAAAATAAAATTGCAGAGGGAACTGCCCATAATCGTTGAAATTCCTGATAAAAAAGGAAAGATCGAAGGAAGAGAAAATTCAGTGGAAAAGATCATACGAAGGGCGGTTGGAGTTGAGATTTAA